Within Nocardioides rotundus, the genomic segment GCTGCGGCGGGCCGCGGATGTCGGCGGCGCCGGGCACACTGAGCCCATGCTGGTCCACGACGTCGCGGCCGCGTCCGCCACCGTCGCCGCCACCCGCTCCCGCAAGGAGAAGGTCGCTGCGCTCGCCGTCGCGCTCGAGGCCGCCGGGGAGGATCGCGCCATCGTCGCCTCGTGGTTGGCGGGGTCGCTGCGGCAGCGCCGTACCGGCCTGGGCTGGCGCGGTCTGCAGTCCCTGCCCGACCCGGCAGCCGAGCCGACGCTGACCGTGGCGGAGACCGACGCCGCGTTCGAGGCGCTGGGCGCCCTGGCCGGCCCGGGGTCACAGGCGGCTCGGAAGCAGGCCGTCGCCGACCTCTTCGGGCGGGCCACCGAGCTGGAGCAGCGCTGGCTGCGCGGCCTGGTCACGGGCGAGGTGCGGCAGGGCGCCCTCGACGCGCTCGTGCTGGAGGCGGTCGCGGCGGCGACGGGCATCGGCGTGCAGACAGTACGCCGGGCCGCGATGCTGGCGGGCGGCCCGGTGCCCGTGGCGGTCGCCGCCTTCGACGGCGGCGTCGCGGCGCTGGAGGAGATCGGGCTCGAGGTGGGGCGGCCGATCCTGCCTATGCTCGCCTCCAGCGCGCCCGACCTCGCCGCGGCGATGGCCAAGGCGGGCGCCGACGGGGCACCGGTGGCGATCGACACGAAGCTCGACGGCATCCGGATCCAGGTACACCGAGAGGGCGATGACGTCCTCATCACCACCCGCAGCCTGGACGACATCACCGCACGGCTGCCCGAGGTGGTGGAGCTGGCCCGCTCCCTGCCCGCCGAGCGGTTCGTCCTCGACGGGGAGGCGATCGCGCTGGACGAGACGGGGCGCCCGCGGCCGTTCCAGGAGACGGCGTCCCGCACGGCGCAGGCCGGCGGGGTCGCGGTGACGGCGTACTTCTTCGACCTGCTGCACCTCGACGGCGAGGACCTGCTCGACTCCCCCGGCAGCGAGCGACTGGAGGCGCTCGCGCGCCTCGTGCCTGAGGACTCGCTGGTGCCGCGGGTGGTCACCGGCGACCTCGACGAGGCCCAGCGGTTCGTCGAGCAGGCGCTGGCCGCCGGTCACGAGGGTGTGGTGGTGAAGAACCTGGAGGCGCCGTACGCCGCCGGCCGCCGTGGCGCGGGCTGGGTGAAGGTGAAGCCGGTGCACACCCTCGACCTGGTGGTGCTCGCGGTCGAGTGGGGGTCGGGCCGCCGCAAGGGATGGCTGTCCAACATCCACCTCGGGGCCCGCGACGACTCCTCGCCGACCGGGTTCGTGATGCTCGGCAAGACGTTCAAGGGGATGACCGACCAGATCCTCGCCTGGCAGACCGAGCGCTTCACCGAGCTCGCGACTGTGGAGGATCCGAGTGCGGACTGGGTCGTCCCGGTCCGGCCCGAGCAGGTCGTCGAGATCGCCTTCGACGGGCTCCAGCGCTCGACCCGCTACCCCGGCGGGCTCGCGCTCCGCTTCGCTCGCGTCCTCCGCTACCGCGACGACAAGACCGCGGAGGAGGCCGACACGATCGAGACCGTGCGGGCACTCGCCTGACCCCAGCCGAGTCGGCGCCAATTCACGCCCAGTCGGCGGTGGGGCGCTCGGAGCCCCACCCCGGTAGGCTTCAGCAGCGTGACCACCGACGCCACCGATGGACGCCGGGTCGCCGCGGCGGCACGGCGGCGCAAGCGCGAGGACGAGATCCTCGCCGCGACCCGCGGACTCTTCGACCAGCGGGGCGTCAGCGACGCCCAGATCGAGGACATCGCCCGGGCGGTCGGCGTCAACCGGGCCATCGTCTATCGGCACTTCACCGGCAAGGAGGAGGTCTTCGCGCTCACGCTCGTCACCTACCTCGACGAGCTGCGCGACGACCTGGCCGAGGCCAGCGCCTCGGTGGCCGACCCGGAGAAGCGGCTGCTGGCGATCAGCGACGCGTTCGCCGGATACGGCCTCGAGCACCCCGCCTTCGTCGACTGTGCTCAGTCGCTGATGCGCCGTACCGGCCCGGAGCTGCAGGAGGAGATCAGCGAGGCGGCGATGTACCGCCTCGGCCAGGCGATGACCGGCTGCCTGTCCATCCTCAGCGCCGCGCTCGAGGAGGGCACGCAAGAGGGACGGTTTGCGGTCAAGGACCCCGACATGCTCGCCAACACCCTCTACGCCGCCGGGCTGGGCGCGCTGCAGCTCGCCCGGGTCGGGATCCTGGTCAAGGAGGCCGCACCGGGCGTGCCTGCCGTCGGCACCGTCTCCACCGACGACATCCGCCGCTTCGTCACCACCACCGCGCTGGCCCTGGCGACGGCCTGAGACGCCGACCGGGCGAGCCGCCGCAGCGGCCCGCCCGGGTGATCGCGGTGAGGCTCAGGCCTCCAGGATCGCGGTGACGCCCTGGCCGCCGGCCGCGCAGATCGAGATCAGGCCACGGCCCGAGCCCTTCTCGTGCAGCAGCTTGGCCAGCACCGGGATGATCCGGCCGCCGGTCGCGGCGAACGGGTGCCCGGCGGCCAGCGACGAGCCGTTGACGTTGAGCTTGGACCGGTCGATCGACCCCAGAGGCGCGTCCAGCCCGAGTCGCTCCTTGCAGAAGATCGGGTCCTCCCACGCCTTGAGCGTGGAGAGCACCTGCGAGGCGAACGCCTCGTGGATCTCGTAGTAGTCGAAGTCCTGCAGGGTCAGTCCGTTGCGCTCGAGCATGCGGGGTACGGCGTACGCCGGGGCCATCAGCAGCCCCTCCTTGCCGTGCACGAAGTCCACGGCCGCGGTCTCGAAGTCGGTGAACCACGCCAGCGGCTCCAGCCCGCGCTCCTTGGCCCAGTCCTCCGACGCGAGGAGCACCGTCGAGGCGCCGTCGGTCAGCGCCGTGGAGTTGCCGGCGGTCATCGTGGCGGTCTCGCCCTTGCCGAAGACCGGCTTGAGCTTGGCCAGCTTCTCCACCGAGGAGTCGGCGCGCAGGTTGTTGTCCCGGTCCAGGCCGCGGAACGGCGTCATCAGGTCGTCGTTGAAGCCGCGCTCGTAGGCCGCGGCCAGGTTGTGGTGCGAGGCCACGGCGAGCTCGTCCTGCTCCTCGCGGCCGATCTGCCACTCCAGCGCCGTGATGGCGGCGTGCTCGCCCATGGACTTGCCGGTGCGGGGCTCGCCGTTCTGCGGGATGTCCAGGCCGATGTCGGTCGGCCGGATCGCGCCGAGCGCCTTGAGCCGGCCCGCGGTGTCCTTGGCGGCGTTGACCTTCATCAGCTTCTTGCGCAGCCGGTCGCTGATCGCAACCGGGGCGTCGGAGGTCGTGTCGGACCCGCCCGCGATGCCGGCGTCGATCTGGCCCAGCGCGATCTTGCCGGCCACGATGGCCGCCGCCTGCAGCCCGGTGCCGCAGGCCTGCTGGATGTCGATCGCGGGCGTCTCGGGCGCCAGCTTGGAGCCGAGCACGGTCTCGCGGGCCAGGTTGAAGTCGCGCGCGTGCTTGAGCACCGCACCGGCGGTGAACTCGCCGAGCCGCTCGCCCTCCAGGCCGTAGCGGGTCACCAGGCCGTCCAGGGCGGCGGTGAGCATCTCCTGGTTCGACGCGTCCGCGTAGGCCGAGTTGGATCGGGCGAACGGGATGCGGTTGCCACCGATCACGGCGACGCGACGGGTCTTGGCCTGCATGGTTCCTGCCTCCCGGACGGGGGTCGGCCGTCCTGTTGCCGGTTGATACTCACCGGTAATAATGGCACCCGTGGCGCTGGGAGCAACCCCGGAGTGGTGCAATGAGCGCCACACCGCGACCCTGTGGACACCGACTGTCACATCGAGTTACATGACGCGGTGCCGCAGATGCGGACCCACCCCACAGTCGACCTGAAGGACCGCGCGATGAGCGACCGCTACCAG encodes:
- a CDS encoding ATP-dependent DNA ligase, with product MLVHDVAAASATVAATRSRKEKVAALAVALEAAGEDRAIVASWLAGSLRQRRTGLGWRGLQSLPDPAAEPTLTVAETDAAFEALGALAGPGSQAARKQAVADLFGRATELEQRWLRGLVTGEVRQGALDALVLEAVAAATGIGVQTVRRAAMLAGGPVPVAVAAFDGGVAALEEIGLEVGRPILPMLASSAPDLAAAMAKAGADGAPVAIDTKLDGIRIQVHREGDDVLITTRSLDDITARLPEVVELARSLPAERFVLDGEAIALDETGRPRPFQETASRTAQAGGVAVTAYFFDLLHLDGEDLLDSPGSERLEALARLVPEDSLVPRVVTGDLDEAQRFVEQALAAGHEGVVVKNLEAPYAAGRRGAGWVKVKPVHTLDLVVLAVEWGSGRRKGWLSNIHLGARDDSSPTGFVMLGKTFKGMTDQILAWQTERFTELATVEDPSADWVVPVRPEQVVEIAFDGLQRSTRYPGGLALRFARVLRYRDDKTAEEADTIETVRALA
- a CDS encoding TetR/AcrR family transcriptional regulator, encoding MTTDATDGRRVAAAARRRKREDEILAATRGLFDQRGVSDAQIEDIARAVGVNRAIVYRHFTGKEEVFALTLVTYLDELRDDLAEASASVADPEKRLLAISDAFAGYGLEHPAFVDCAQSLMRRTGPELQEEISEAAMYRLGQAMTGCLSILSAALEEGTQEGRFAVKDPDMLANTLYAAGLGALQLARVGILVKEAAPGVPAVGTVSTDDIRRFVTTTALALATA
- a CDS encoding acetyl-CoA C-acetyltransferase; the encoded protein is MQAKTRRVAVIGGNRIPFARSNSAYADASNQEMLTAALDGLVTRYGLEGERLGEFTAGAVLKHARDFNLARETVLGSKLAPETPAIDIQQACGTGLQAAAIVAGKIALGQIDAGIAGGSDTTSDAPVAISDRLRKKLMKVNAAKDTAGRLKALGAIRPTDIGLDIPQNGEPRTGKSMGEHAAITALEWQIGREEQDELAVASHHNLAAAYERGFNDDLMTPFRGLDRDNNLRADSSVEKLAKLKPVFGKGETATMTAGNSTALTDGASTVLLASEDWAKERGLEPLAWFTDFETAAVDFVHGKEGLLMAPAYAVPRMLERNGLTLQDFDYYEIHEAFASQVLSTLKAWEDPIFCKERLGLDAPLGSIDRSKLNVNGSSLAAGHPFAATGGRIIPVLAKLLHEKGSGRGLISICAAGGQGVTAILEA